Proteins from a single region of Salipiger sp. H15:
- a CDS encoding aminotransferase class V-fold PLP-dependent enzyme yields the protein MSLAHGRPYLAIPGPSVMPDAVLRAMHRASPNIYEGAIVEMVAGLIPDLRYVAQSAAAKVAIYIANGHGAWEAALANVVGEGDKVLVPATGRFAHGWAEMARGLGAEVELIEFGTRSTYDPALVAEALRADKERRIKAVLASHVDTATSIRNDLPSLRAAMDATGHPALLMADCVASLGVEEFRMDDWGVDIMVTGSQKGLMVPPGLGFVFFNDKAEARRAEMTRVSRYWDWIPRGTPDFFYEYFGGTAPTHHLYGLRVALDMIREEGIEQVWHRHAVLARTVWAAAEAWGQGGPLTLNVADRGLRSHAVTALRLGKPYGAQLRKWCETEAGVTLGVGLGMTEPDDPAGTGFFRLGHMGHVNAHMILGLLGVIEAGFTSLDIPHGPGALAAAAAEIAKG from the coding sequence ATGTCTCTCGCCCATGGTCGCCCCTATCTGGCCATCCCCGGTCCTTCCGTCATGCCCGACGCGGTTCTGCGCGCCATGCACCGCGCCTCGCCCAATATCTACGAGGGCGCGATCGTCGAGATGGTGGCCGGGCTGATCCCCGACCTGCGCTACGTGGCGCAGAGCGCGGCGGCCAAGGTGGCGATCTACATCGCCAACGGGCATGGCGCCTGGGAGGCGGCGCTGGCGAATGTCGTGGGCGAGGGCGACAAGGTGCTGGTGCCGGCGACCGGGCGCTTTGCCCATGGCTGGGCCGAGATGGCGCGCGGGCTCGGGGCCGAGGTCGAGTTGATCGAGTTCGGCACGCGCTCGACCTACGACCCGGCGCTGGTCGCCGAGGCGCTGCGGGCCGACAAGGAACGCCGGATCAAGGCCGTGCTCGCCAGCCACGTCGACACCGCCACCTCGATCCGCAACGACCTGCCGAGCCTGCGCGCCGCGATGGACGCCACCGGCCACCCGGCGCTGCTGATGGCCGACTGCGTCGCCTCGCTGGGTGTCGAGGAATTCCGCATGGACGACTGGGGCGTCGACATCATGGTCACTGGCTCGCAGAAGGGCCTGATGGTGCCGCCGGGGCTGGGCTTCGTCTTCTTCAACGACAAGGCGGAGGCGCGCCGCGCCGAGATGACCCGCGTCTCGCGCTACTGGGACTGGATCCCGCGCGGCACGCCCGACTTCTTCTACGAGTATTTCGGCGGCACCGCGCCGACGCATCACCTCTACGGGCTGCGCGTCGCGCTCGACATGATCCGCGAGGAAGGCATCGAGCAGGTCTGGCACCGCCACGCGGTGCTGGCCCGCACGGTCTGGGCCGCGGCCGAGGCCTGGGGGCAGGGCGGGCCGCTGACGCTCAACGTCGCCGACCGCGGGCTGCGCAGCCACGCGGTGACCGCGCTGCGGCTCGGCAAGCCCTACGGCGCGCAGCTGCGCAAGTGGTGCGAGACAGAGGCGGGCGTGACGCTGGGCGTGGGGCTCGGCATGACCGAACCCGACGATCCCGCGGGCACCGGCTTCTTCCGGCTCGGCCACATGGGCCATGTCAACGCGCACATGATCCTCGGCCTGCTCGGGGTGATCGAGGCGGGCTTCACCTCGCTCGACATTCCGCACGGTCCG
- a CDS encoding tyrosine-protein phosphatase, with translation MLTKFWDKIETAERRFRRSFGKDISTPGARMLSKLHYNVFDHAFLRLFWHNFWQIAPGVWRSNQPTHRRFEKYAEMGIKTVITLRGEEKYSHYLFEKESCEKLGLTLLHAKLWARMAPKAERITHLIDTMREAEKPMMFHCKSGADRAGFASAVYLMVFEGVPVEIARKQMGLKYAHLEFTKTGIQGYILDMYAARNRRAPIAFEDWVRTEYDSKTAQAGFDAKRPPEELA, from the coding sequence ATGCTGACCAAGTTCTGGGACAAGATCGAGACCGCGGAGCGACGCTTCCGCAGGTCCTTCGGCAAGGACATCTCGACGCCCGGCGCCCGGATGCTGTCGAAGCTGCACTACAACGTCTTCGACCACGCCTTCCTGCGCCTCTTCTGGCACAATTTCTGGCAGATCGCCCCCGGCGTCTGGCGCTCGAACCAGCCGACGCACCGGCGTTTCGAGAAATATGCCGAGATGGGGATCAAGACCGTCATCACCTTGCGCGGCGAGGAGAAGTACTCGCATTATCTCTTCGAGAAGGAGAGCTGCGAGAAGCTGGGCCTGACGCTGCTGCACGCCAAGCTCTGGGCGCGCATGGCACCCAAGGCCGAGCGGATCACGCATCTCATCGACACGATGCGCGAGGCCGAGAAGCCGATGATGTTCCACTGCAAGTCGGGTGCCGACCGCGCCGGCTTTGCCTCCGCCGTCTACCTGATGGTGTTCGAGGGCGTGCCGGTCGAGATCGCGCGCAAGCAGATGGGGCTGAAATACGCCCACCTCGAGTTCACCAAGACCGGGATCCAGGGCTACATCCTCGACATGTACGCGGCGCGCAACCGCCGCGCGCCGATCGCCTTCGAGGACTGGGTGCGCACCGAGTACGATTCCAAGACGGCGCAGGCCGGCTTCGACGCCAAGCGCCCGCCGGAAGAGCTGGCATGA
- a CDS encoding ABC transporter ATP-binding protein — MSDGSKKRGSLLYWLGRYYLWRYRWQIAIAFVFMMLEGSMFGFLSYMMKPMFDDVLVGGSRAALNWVGIAIFTIFMIRALASVIQKVLLTRVSQLTVADIRQDLLAHLMTLDSGFHQKYGPGYLMQRIEGDVDAINKVWRILITGTGRDVIALFSLFGVALSMDWRWTLVALIGVPIMVAPSMMLQRYVRKYARRARDISAGLSTRLNEIFHGIVPIKLNRLEKYEAGRYKALTKERIRTTVASSLGQSALPGLIDVMSGIGVLGVLLYGGGEIISGQKTVGDFMAFFTAIGLAFEPLRRLGAVSGTWQIAAASIERIKELLELEPELRDPPHPVPAPKGVPEIVLKGVELNYSGSAVLRGTSFTAEAGKTTALVGASGAGKSTVFNVLTRLVDPDAGDVTIGGVRTDAMKLADLRGLFSVVSQDALLFEDSLRENILLGREDVADERLDEVLEAAHVADFVPRLPDGLDSLAGTRGSNLSGGQRQRVAIARALLRDTPILLLDEATSALDAASEQVVQAALDKLSAGRTTLVIAHRLSTIRNADKIVVMDAGHVVEEGTHDELIARDGAYARLHAMQFEDEQTV, encoded by the coding sequence ATGAGCGACGGGTCCAAAAAGCGGGGCAGCCTGCTCTACTGGCTCGGGCGCTACTACCTCTGGCGCTATCGCTGGCAGATCGCCATCGCCTTCGTCTTCATGATGCTCGAAGGCTCGATGTTCGGCTTCCTCAGCTACATGATGAAGCCGATGTTCGACGACGTGCTGGTCGGCGGCAGCCGCGCGGCGCTCAACTGGGTCGGCATCGCGATCTTCACCATCTTCATGATCCGCGCGCTGGCCAGCGTGATCCAGAAGGTGCTGCTGACCCGGGTCTCGCAGCTGACCGTCGCCGACATCCGGCAGGACCTGCTGGCGCACCTGATGACCCTCGACAGCGGCTTTCACCAGAAATACGGCCCCGGCTACCTCATGCAGCGGATCGAGGGCGACGTCGACGCGATCAACAAGGTCTGGCGCATCCTGATCACCGGCACCGGCCGGGACGTCATCGCGCTCTTCTCGCTGTTCGGCGTGGCGCTCAGCATGGACTGGCGCTGGACGCTGGTGGCGCTGATCGGCGTGCCGATCATGGTCGCGCCGTCGATGATGCTGCAGCGCTACGTGCGCAAGTACGCCCGCCGCGCCCGCGACATCTCGGCCGGGCTCTCGACCCGGCTCAACGAGATCTTCCACGGCATCGTGCCGATCAAGCTCAACCGGCTCGAGAAATACGAGGCGGGCCGCTACAAGGCGCTGACCAAGGAGCGGATCCGCACCACCGTCGCCTCGAGTCTCGGCCAGTCGGCCCTGCCCGGCCTGATCGACGTGATGTCGGGCATCGGCGTGCTCGGCGTGCTGCTCTACGGCGGCGGCGAGATCATCTCGGGGCAGAAGACGGTCGGCGACTTCATGGCCTTCTTCACCGCCATCGGCCTCGCCTTCGAGCCGCTGCGCCGGCTCGGCGCGGTGAGCGGCACCTGGCAGATCGCCGCGGCCTCGATCGAGCGGATCAAGGAACTGCTCGAGCTCGAGCCCGAGCTGCGCGACCCGCCGCATCCGGTGCCCGCCCCGAAGGGCGTGCCCGAGATCGTGCTCAAGGGCGTCGAGCTGAACTATTCCGGCTCCGCCGTGCTGCGCGGCACCAGCTTCACCGCCGAGGCGGGCAAGACCACGGCGCTGGTCGGCGCCTCGGGCGCGGGCAAGTCGACCGTGTTCAACGTGCTGACCCGGCTCGTCGATCCCGACGCGGGGGACGTCACCATCGGCGGCGTGCGCACCGACGCGATGAAGCTCGCCGACCTGCGCGGGCTCTTCTCGGTGGTCAGCCAGGACGCGCTGCTCTTCGAGGACAGCCTGCGCGAGAACATCCTGCTCGGCCGCGAAGACGTGGCGGACGAGCGGCTCGACGAGGTGCTCGAGGCGGCGCATGTCGCCGATTTCGTGCCGCGCCTGCCTGACGGGCTCGACAGCCTTGCCGGCACCCGCGGCAGCAACCTCTCGGGCGGGCAGCGCCAGCGCGTGGCGATCGCCCGCGCCCTGCTGCGCGACACGCCCATCCTGCTGCTCGACGAGGCGACCTCGGCGCTCGACGCCGCCTCCGAGCAGGTGGTGCAGGCGGCGCTCGACAAGCTCTCGGCCGGGCGCACGACGCTGGTCATCGCGCACCGGCTCTCGACCATCCGCAACGCCGACAAGATCGTCGTGATGGACGCGGGCCACGTGGTCGAGGAAGGCACGCATGACGAGCTGATCGCCCGCGACGGCGCCTATGCGCGGCTGCACGCGATGCAGTTCGAGGATGAACAGACCGTCTGA